The Halobacterium litoreum genome includes a region encoding these proteins:
- a CDS encoding Na(+)/H(+) antiporter subunit D, whose translation MDGVVPPFVPVLLAAALLPFLGRKAGHALGVLATAAVVPYVWLVDEGVYLQTKLFGFDAVLFNVDSFSVLMGLIFGFIGAVGVLYSYASDAENVQTAFALGYVGTSLGAVFAGDWLSLIFFWELMAVTSTLLVWHYGGRAVRAGFRYAVLHGIGGTLLLGAVIWHFVETGTFLFGSVPGGPETAGLAGSVAPILAGIGIGVNVGFIGLHAWLPDTYPRPHVAASVFLCVFTTKTGVYGMYRAFPDGSVAVAYMGGLMAVFGATMALFQNDMRRLLSYHIQSQVGYMVAGVGIGGALAQAGAFAHVFNHILYKGLLFMAAGVVVYRTGEESLKKLGGLASEMPLTAGAFSVAALSIAGFPGFNGFVSKGIVISASHYAFEKGPVVVGDFYTLELLLLIGGVGTFMSFIKFGYYAFFHGTYDGSVKDANRGQSVAMVAVAALCVFYGVFDTALFALLPFDVTSKSVVAHAYHTYTVPHVVEGVALAVLGLVGFALVKKPLSGLGRVPDVDNAYNPLSFYATRYLVVAVTELYAAVDRVVVAAAKSAAGVVRSPAATAGSVVGRDRVSLRADTSASILLVVVMLTVALAVTVL comes from the coding sequence ATGGACGGCGTCGTCCCGCCGTTCGTCCCCGTCCTGCTCGCGGCCGCCCTGCTGCCGTTCCTCGGCCGGAAGGCCGGGCACGCGCTCGGCGTGCTCGCGACGGCAGCCGTCGTGCCGTACGTCTGGCTCGTCGACGAGGGCGTCTACCTCCAGACGAAGCTGTTCGGGTTCGACGCCGTGCTGTTCAACGTCGACTCGTTCTCGGTGCTGATGGGGCTCATCTTCGGGTTCATCGGCGCCGTCGGCGTGCTGTACTCGTACGCCAGCGACGCCGAGAACGTCCAGACGGCGTTCGCGCTCGGCTACGTCGGCACCAGCCTCGGCGCCGTCTTCGCCGGCGACTGGCTGTCGCTCATCTTCTTCTGGGAGCTGATGGCCGTCACCAGCACGCTGCTCGTCTGGCACTACGGCGGCCGCGCCGTCCGCGCGGGCTTCCGGTACGCGGTCCTGCACGGCATCGGCGGCACGCTCCTGTTGGGCGCGGTCATCTGGCACTTCGTCGAGACGGGGACGTTCCTGTTCGGCTCGGTGCCCGGCGGCCCCGAGACCGCGGGCCTCGCGGGCTCCGTCGCGCCGATTCTCGCCGGCATCGGCATCGGCGTCAACGTCGGGTTCATCGGCCTGCACGCGTGGCTCCCCGACACCTACCCGCGGCCGCACGTCGCCGCCAGCGTCTTCCTCTGCGTGTTCACCACGAAGACCGGCGTCTACGGCATGTACCGCGCGTTCCCCGACGGCAGCGTCGCAGTCGCGTACATGGGCGGTCTGATGGCCGTGTTCGGCGCGACGATGGCGCTGTTCCAGAACGACATGCGCCGCCTGCTCTCCTACCACATCCAGTCGCAGGTCGGCTACATGGTCGCGGGCGTCGGCATCGGCGGCGCGCTCGCGCAAGCCGGCGCGTTCGCCCACGTCTTCAACCACATCCTCTACAAGGGCCTGCTGTTCATGGCCGCCGGCGTCGTCGTCTACCGGACCGGCGAGGAGAGCCTGAAGAAACTCGGCGGCCTCGCGTCCGAGATGCCGCTGACGGCGGGCGCGTTCTCCGTCGCGGCGCTCTCGATTGCGGGCTTCCCGGGCTTCAACGGGTTCGTGAGCAAGGGCATCGTCATCTCCGCGAGCCACTACGCCTTCGAGAAGGGGCCGGTCGTCGTCGGCGACTTCTACACGCTCGAATTGCTGTTGCTCATCGGGGGCGTCGGGACGTTCATGTCCTTCATCAAGTTCGGCTACTACGCGTTCTTCCACGGCACCTACGACGGCTCCGTGAAGGACGCGAACCGCGGGCAGTCCGTCGCGATGGTCGCCGTCGCCGCGCTCTGCGTGTTCTACGGCGTCTTCGACACCGCGCTGTTCGCGCTCCTGCCGTTCGACGTGACCTCGAAGTCGGTCGTCGCCCACGCCTACCACACGTACACCGTGCCACACGTCGTCGAGGGCGTCGCGCTGGCGGTCCTCGGCCTCGTCGGCTTCGCGCTCGTGAAGAAGCCGCTTTCGGGGCTCGGTCGCGTGCCGGACGTGGACAACGCGTACAACCCGCTGTCGTTCTACGCGACCCGCTACCTCGTGGTCGCCGTCACTGAACTGTACGCCGCGGTCGACCGCGTCGTCGTCGCCGCCGCGAAGTCCGCGGCCGGCGTCGTGCGGTCGCCGGCTGCCACGGCGGGCAGCGTCGTCGGTCGCGACCGCGTGTCGCTTCGCGCCGACACCAGCGCGAGCATCCTGCTCGTCGTCGTGATGCTCACCGTCGCGCTCGCCGTCACCGTCCTCTGA